In Streptococcus mitis, the DNA window ACTTGCTCGATACTCTGCCTATCCTTTCCTTCTAGTGACTGGGCAATGGCTGTCGCTTTCTGACCAATGGTTTCCTGACGATGACTCAGATAAGTCGAAGGAAAAAGAAAATAAATAGCTAAATGAAGACAAATGACTAGAACACTAAAAATCGAGAAGGTGTAGATGAATATCTTTGTAAATAAACCTGTTCGTTTCATTTTCGCTCCAATTTATAACCAACATTGCGCACAGTGAGGATGCAATCCAAGTCTAACTTTTTCCGCAGTTCCTTGATATAGACATCAATGACACGGTCAAAGGGAACCTCATCTGTCGCTTTCCAGACGGCATCGATAATCTGAGAACGAGTCAAGGCCCGGCCTTCATTTTTCACCAGATAGTCCAGAATTTCCAACTCTTTGGCATTAATGGCTACTTCCTCACCTGCTAGGCTTGCACTGTAGCTTTCAAAGTCCACCTTGGCATCCTTATAGGAGAAGATTCGTCCCGTATCGTAGTATCTCTTGAAAATCGCGTCCACCCTTACTTTTAAGAGGGACAGAGAAAAAGGTTTTTCCAGATAGCCATCTGCTAGCGAAGCAAAGGCACTCAACTTGTATTCCTCATCCTGAAAGGCTGTCAACATCAAGACAGGGACCTGGCTGGTTTTACGAATCTCAGCTAGGACTTCTAGGCCATTGAGCTTGGGCATCTGGATATCCAGTAAAACCAAGGCTACTTCATAGCTAGAAAATTTTTCTAAGGCTTCTTGCCCATCTGCTGCCTCAATGGTTTCATAACCGCAATCCGTCAAATAGTCACTGACCCCCTCACGGATCATCTCTTCATCTTCTACAATTAAAATTTTCATAGAAAAACGTTTCACATTCCTTTAAATTTCTTGTAAATTATCCCAGTTTCATCCAGATAAACAGAGGACTTATCAAGATGAAATAGATAAAAATGCTACCTATATTATACCCCATTTAGTGGAGAAAAGGTAGCAAGTTTGTTATTCGCTATCCAGCAAGAGTTCTTTTGGTTGTTTTCTAAGGAGATTGCTTGAAGCAAGTGCCATAACGAGAACTACTAGAACCAAGGCAAGGACAAAGACGATGATAAAATCTGATGTCTGAATAGAAATGTCTAGGCTCGACAAAGTCTTGCTAAAGCCATCTACTTCTGCACCACCACCAAGGTTAGAGGCTTGAGCAGCCTTGCTGGCTTGCTTGGCAACACCTGAAGTAACATTGGCAAGAACAGTATTTCCGATTGCACGCGCTGTGTAGTTAGCTAAGAAATAAGCAGAAACAAGAGCAGGGATGGCAATCAAGATGGATTCGGTGATAAATTGACCCAAGATACTTGCCTGCTTGAGACCAATAGAGAGGAGGATTCCCACCTCCTTGCGACGGGCATTGATCCAAAGGCTGAGCAAGAGGGCAAGGAGAAGGACTGAGAAGCTTAAGCTACCCCAGAAGAGGAGGTTGGCCATCTTGTACATACCAGAGATGGATTGCTCAAGAGCTGGGTAGTTAGAGGAGCTCTTAACAAGTGTATAGCTCTTCCAGTTGATACCACTGATGCCATTCAACTCTTTCATAACATCATCCAAGTTCTTGTCCGCTGTTACAAAGAAGGTTGCATCCCCATAAATAGCTGTGTCTTCTGTGTATCCATAAAGTTTTGCAGCAGTGTGAATGTCTGTGATAGCTGTATTTTCATAGAGTTCTTGTGAGTAGGTTACTGCTGACTTATTATGACCATCAAAGAGTCCCTTGATTGTCACTTCGACTGTTTCCTTGGCACCTTTTTCATTGTCTGCATCGTAGATATTAGAGTCTAGTTTGACCTTGTCCCCTACTTTCCAGCCGTGTTTGGCTGCCAAGTCCTTGTGCAGGAGGATCTTGTCCTTGTCGTCGTTGTTTAAGTGCTCACCTTCGACCAACTTATAAGAACCAGAGACAAACTTGTCTTCTTTAGAGGAGTCATTGACACCTGTAATCATCAAGCTACTTCCAAAATGTTTAGCACGGTCAGGTGTCAGATTTTTCTTGGTATCTGGTGTTTCGATGAGTTCATAGCCAGTCAAATCTCCGATAGCGTTGATGCGTTTCACATAAGACTCAATGGCCTTGTTTTCGGTGATTTTTTTGATATCTTCACCTTTAATATTCCCAGCACCACGTGGCGTTCCTTGATTGACGCGACGATTGATTTGCATGGAGAAGCTGTTAGTGATATTTTTAAAGGTCTCCTGAGAAGCCTTGGCAGTAGCTCCCTTGATCGACAAGCCGACCAAACTCAAGCTCGCCATGAGGAGAATAATCAGGAAGATAACAATCGATTTGAAAAACTTCCTTGTAACATAGGCAAATGCGTTGTGTAACATAGGTTCCCTTTCTAGATTTTATTCTATTTTATAGTTCTAATACTCAATGAAAATCAAAAAGTAAACTAGGAAGCGAGCCGTAAGCTGTACTTGAGTACGGTAAGGCGACGCTGACGTGGTTTGAATTTGATTTTCGAAGAGTATAACTGAAAAAGCTCATATTATTTCGTCGTATTGCGAGTTTCAGTCAATTTCTTATTCTTCAACTCAAGTGTAATATCTGACGCTTGTGCCACTTCTTTGCTGTGAGTTACGACGATGACACATTTACCTGTTTTCTGGGCAAGTGATTTGAGCAGTTCGACAATATCTCCAGCAGTTTTAGGGTCCAGATTTCCCGTTGGCTCATCCGCTAGAATAACTGGAGCTTCTGAGACCAAACTACGAGCAATGGCAACACGTTGCTGTTGACCACCTGATAACTGGAGAACATTCCGCTTGATCTGACTTTCATCCAAACCAAGCTCAAGCAGTGTATCCTTGCTTGCCTTTTTATTGACCAAGCGGATATTTTCCAGTGGAGAAAGATAATCTATCAAGTTATAATTTTGAAAGACCAGAGAAATATGGTGCATGCGATGGTAAGAATAGCCCTTCTTACGAATGTCCTCTCCTTGGAAAAGAATAGAACCTTCAACAGGACTATCTAGACCAGCTAGTAGAGACAAGAGAGTGGATTTCCCCGCTCCTGACTCACCAATGATACTGTAAAATTTTCCGGGTTCAAAATTATAATTGATCTGATATAGGACTGCTTCAGCAGTGTTCTTATAACGGTAGGTAACATCTTGTAATTGTAATAAAGTCATGATTTCTCCTTCTTAACTAATAGATGATAAAATTTCTTTCGGCGATTTTCTAAATAAGAATAGGAAACAAAGGGCTACAGATAAACAACTAAGCAGAACTAGAAAAACATAGGATTCTGCAAAAGATAGGACGCTGGTTGATAGACTGCTTGCTTTGGCTAGCGTGTCTTGTAAGACTGCCTGATCTCCACTTGCTAGTAGGGTTTGGAGTAGGTAAGATGTGATTGCATTTCCTGCAACAAATGCTGGAAGCAAAGCTCCAAGAGACACCAAAACAACCTCTAAACAAAATTGTAGGAAGATCGAGCTCTTGCCTTTTCCAAGTGCCAGTAAAATTCCCACTTCGTAGACCCTTTCTCTCAACCAGAGAGACAAGACCAAAATCAAAGC includes these proteins:
- the vncR gene encoding response regulator transcription factor VncR, with translation MKILIVEDEEMIREGVSDYLTDCGYETIEAADGQEALEKFSSYEVALVLLDIQMPKLNGLEVLAEIRKTSQVPVLMLTAFQDEEYKLSAFASLADGYLEKPFSLSLLKVRVDAIFKRYYDTGRIFSYKDAKVDFESYSASLAGEEVAINAKELEILDYLVKNEGRALTRSQIIDAVWKATDEVPFDRVIDVYIKELRKKLDLDCILTVRNVGYKLERK
- the vex3 gene encoding ABC transporter permease subunit Vex3; translation: MLHNAFAYVTRKFFKSIVIFLIILLMASLSLVGLSIKGATAKASQETFKNITNSFSMQINRRVNQGTPRGAGNIKGEDIKKITENKAIESYVKRINAIGDLTGYELIETPDTKKNLTPDRAKHFGSSLMITGVNDSSKEDKFVSGSYKLVEGEHLNNDDKDKILLHKDLAAKHGWKVGDKVKLDSNIYDADNEKGAKETVEVTIKGLFDGHNKSAVTYSQELYENTAITDIHTAAKLYGYTEDTAIYGDATFFVTADKNLDDVMKELNGISGINWKSYTLVKSSSNYPALEQSISGMYKMANLLFWGSLSFSVLLLALLLSLWINARRKEVGILLSIGLKQASILGQFITESILIAIPALVSAYFLANYTARAIGNTVLANVTSGVAKQASKAAQASNLGGGAEVDGFSKTLSSLDISIQTSDFIIVFVLALVLVVLVMALASSNLLRKQPKELLLDSE
- the vex2 gene encoding ABC transporter ATP-binding subunit Vex2; the protein is MTLLQLQDVTYRYKNTAEAVLYQINYNFEPGKFYSIIGESGAGKSTLLSLLAGLDSPVEGSILFQGEDIRKKGYSYHRMHHISLVFQNYNLIDYLSPLENIRLVNKKASKDTLLELGLDESQIKRNVLQLSGGQQQRVAIARSLVSEAPVILADEPTGNLDPKTAGDIVELLKSLAQKTGKCVIVVTHSKEVAQASDITLELKNKKLTETRNTTK